Proteins from a single region of Pseudomonas phenolilytica:
- a CDS encoding RNA polymerase factor sigma-54, whose product MKPSLVLKMGQQLTMTPQLQQAIRLLQLSTLDLQQEIQEALDSNPMLEREEDGDDFSHADPMAEAADQNGEGSSASQTSSDNRYEEPAHNADHLEEGDWGERIPSELPVDTAWEDIYQTSASSLPSSDDDDWDFTTRTSSGVSLQSHLLWQLNLAPMSDTDRLIATTLIDCINDQGYLEESLEEVLESLDPELEVELDEIEVVLHRIQQFEPAGIGARNLSECLLLQLRQLPEQTAWLEQAKQLVSDYLDVLGNRDYSLLMRRMKLKEDELRQVIELVQSLNPRPGSQIEASEPEYVVPDVIVRKHNDRWLVELNQDAMPRLRVNAQYAGFVKRADSSADNTFMRNQLQEARWFIKSLLSRNETLMKVATQIVEHQRGFLEHGDEAMKPLVLHDIAEAVGMHESTISRVTTQKYMHTPRGIYELKYFFSSHVSTAEGGECSSTAIRAIIKKLVAAENPKKPLSDSKIAGLLEAQGIQVARRTIAKYRESLGIAPSSERKRL is encoded by the coding sequence ATGAAACCATCGCTAGTCCTGAAGATGGGCCAGCAGCTGACGATGACGCCGCAGCTGCAACAAGCCATACGACTGCTGCAGCTTTCTACGCTGGATCTGCAGCAGGAAATCCAGGAAGCCCTGGATTCCAACCCGATGCTCGAGCGCGAGGAGGACGGCGATGACTTCAGCCACGCCGATCCCATGGCCGAAGCCGCCGACCAGAACGGCGAAGGCTCCTCTGCCAGCCAGACAAGCAGCGACAATCGTTACGAAGAACCCGCACATAACGCCGACCACCTGGAAGAAGGCGACTGGGGCGAGCGCATTCCTAGCGAACTGCCCGTCGACACGGCCTGGGAAGACATCTACCAGACCAGCGCCAGCAGCCTGCCGAGCAGTGACGATGACGATTGGGATTTCACCACCCGCACCTCAAGCGGCGTCAGCCTGCAAAGCCACCTGCTCTGGCAACTCAACCTGGCGCCAATGAGCGATACCGACCGCCTGATCGCCACGACCCTCATCGACTGCATCAATGACCAAGGCTATCTGGAAGAAAGCCTGGAAGAGGTGCTCGAGTCGCTGGACCCCGAGCTCGAGGTCGAACTCGACGAGATTGAAGTGGTGCTCCACCGTATCCAGCAGTTCGAACCCGCCGGCATCGGCGCCCGCAACCTGAGCGAATGCCTGCTGCTGCAACTGCGCCAGCTGCCCGAACAGACCGCCTGGCTGGAGCAGGCCAAGCAACTGGTGAGCGATTACCTGGATGTTCTGGGTAATCGCGACTACAGCCTGCTGATGCGCAGGATGAAGCTCAAGGAAGATGAGCTACGCCAGGTGATCGAGCTGGTACAGAGCCTCAACCCGCGCCCCGGCTCGCAAATCGAGGCCAGCGAGCCAGAATATGTGGTGCCAGATGTGATTGTGCGCAAGCACAACGATCGCTGGCTGGTGGAGTTGAACCAGGACGCCATGCCGCGCCTGCGGGTCAACGCGCAATACGCCGGCTTCGTCAAGCGCGCCGACTCCAGCGCCGACAACACCTTCATGCGCAACCAGCTGCAGGAAGCGCGCTGGTTCATCAAGAGCCTGCTGAGCCGCAACGAGACGCTGATGAAGGTCGCCACGCAGATCGTCGAGCATCAGCGTGGCTTTCTCGAACACGGCGACGAAGCGATGAAGCCCCTTGTGCTACACGACATCGCCGAGGCGGTAGGCATGCACGAATCGACCATCTCGCGCGTGACCACGCAGAAATACATGCACACGCCACGGGGTATTTATGAGCTGAAATACTTCTTCTCCAGCCACGTCAGTACGGCCGAAGGCGGCGAGTGCTCCTCCACCGCTATCCGCGCGATCATCAAGAAGTTGGTCGCTGCGGAAAACCCCAAAAAGCCATTGAGCGACAGTAAGATCGCTGGTTTACTGGAGGCACAGGGCATCCAGGTTGCCCGTCGTACCATCGCCAAATACCGTGAATCGCTTGGTATCGCTCCCTCAAGCGAGCGCAAGCGGCTATAG
- the lptB gene encoding LPS export ABC transporter ATP-binding protein → MAVLKAQHLAKSYKSRQVVRDVSLSIESGQIVGLLGPNGAGKTTCFYMIVGLVGADQGRVLIDQQDVTHLPMHGRARAGIGYLPQEASIFRKLSVADNIMAILETRKDLDRAGRQQALEALLQEFHISHIRDSLGMSLSGGERRRVEIARALATAPKFILLDEPFAGVDPISVGDIKQIIQHLKAKGIGVLITDHNVRETLDICETAYIVNDGQLIAEGDAETILANQLVKEVYLGHEFRL, encoded by the coding sequence ATGGCCGTTCTCAAAGCGCAGCACCTCGCCAAGAGCTACAAGAGTCGCCAGGTCGTGCGCGACGTCAGCCTGTCGATCGAGAGCGGGCAGATCGTCGGCCTGCTCGGCCCCAATGGTGCCGGCAAGACTACCTGCTTCTACATGATCGTCGGTCTCGTGGGCGCCGATCAGGGGCGCGTGCTGATCGACCAGCAGGACGTCACCCACCTGCCGATGCATGGCCGCGCCCGCGCCGGTATCGGCTACCTGCCACAGGAAGCGTCGATCTTCCGTAAACTCTCGGTGGCGGACAACATCATGGCGATCCTGGAGACGCGCAAGGACCTCGATCGCGCCGGTCGACAACAGGCGCTCGAAGCGCTGTTGCAGGAGTTTCACATCAGTCATATTCGCGACAGCCTTGGCATGAGCCTGTCCGGCGGCGAACGACGCCGGGTAGAAATCGCCCGCGCCCTGGCCACAGCGCCCAAGTTCATCCTGCTGGACGAACCTTTCGCTGGCGTCGATCCGATCTCCGTGGGCGATATCAAGCAGATCATCCAACACCTCAAGGCCAAAGGTATCGGCGTTCTGATCACCGACCATAATGTTCGCGAAACACTGGATATCTGCGAAACGGCCTACATCGTCAACGACGGCCAGCTGATAGCCGAGGGCGACGCCGAAACCATCCTGGCCAATCAGTTGGTCAAAGAAGTCTACCTGGGCCACGAGTTCCGCCTGTGA
- the kdsC gene encoding 3-deoxy-manno-octulosonate-8-phosphatase KdsC: MHQDLLQRARDIRLAIFDVDGVLTDGRLYFLTDGSEFKTFNTLDGHGIKMLINSGVRTAIISGRKTPVVERRAQNLGIQHLYQGREDKLVVLDELLDELGLSYAEVAYLGDDLPDLPVIRRVGLGMAVASADAFVRQHAHGVTRARGGEGAAREFCELILHAQGNLAAAQSAYL; encoded by the coding sequence ATGCACCAGGATCTGCTGCAGCGCGCTCGCGACATCCGCCTGGCGATCTTCGACGTCGATGGCGTACTGACCGACGGCCGCCTGTACTTTCTCACTGACGGCAGCGAATTCAAGACGTTCAACACACTGGACGGCCACGGCATCAAGATGCTGATCAATTCCGGCGTGCGCACCGCCATCATCAGTGGCCGCAAGACTCCCGTGGTCGAGCGCCGCGCTCAGAACCTCGGCATCCAGCATCTCTATCAGGGGCGCGAGGACAAGCTGGTGGTGCTCGACGAGCTGCTGGACGAACTGGGACTGAGCTACGCTGAAGTCGCCTATCTGGGCGACGATCTGCCCGACCTGCCGGTTATCCGCCGGGTCGGCCTGGGCATGGCCGTGGCCAGCGCCGATGCCTTCGTGCGCCAGCATGCCCACGGCGTCACCCGAGCGCGCGGCGGCGAGGGTGCGGCCCGCGAATTCTGCGAGCTGATTCTGCACGCCCAGGGCAACCTGGCGGCCGCTCAATCGGCCTACCTGTAG
- the lptA gene encoding lipopolysaccharide transport periplasmic protein LptA, producing the protein MSCVKTLPLLLGLSALLLGTTASALPEDRNQPIRVQADTAELDDQQGVAVYRGDVVITQGTMKITGDTVTITQDGNGDVEVFTSIGKPAYYEQKPAVDKEIVKAYGLTIQYFAANERIVLIDQAKVVQEGNTFEGEKIVYDTQRQIVNAGRATNTAVTTPQPRIDMVIQPRKKEQPAEQAQ; encoded by the coding sequence ATGAGCTGCGTTAAGACCCTCCCCCTCCTGCTCGGTTTGAGCGCATTGTTGCTTGGTACCACTGCCTCGGCACTGCCAGAAGATCGCAACCAGCCGATCCGCGTTCAGGCCGACACGGCCGAACTGGACGACCAGCAGGGCGTCGCGGTCTATCGCGGCGACGTGGTGATCACCCAGGGCACGATGAAGATCACCGGTGACACCGTAACTATTACCCAGGACGGCAATGGCGATGTCGAGGTCTTCACCTCCATCGGCAAGCCTGCCTATTACGAGCAGAAGCCGGCAGTAGACAAAGAGATCGTCAAGGCTTACGGCCTGACCATCCAGTACTTCGCAGCGAACGAGCGCATCGTGCTGATCGACCAAGCCAAAGTGGTGCAGGAAGGCAATACCTTCGAGGGCGAGAAGATCGTCTATGACACCCAGCGGCAGATCGTCAACGCCGGGCGTGCCACCAATACCGCGGTGACCACGCCGCAGCCGCGCATCGACATGGTCATCCAGCCACGCAAGAAAGAGCAGCCGGCGGAGCAGGCGCAGTAA
- the lptC gene encoding LPS export ABC transporter periplasmic protein LptC: MLRKLRFPALLMLIAALLVAVGYWNIRPESFMQQPAAAAPAESPIDFYVLNARTVQFQPDGKRHYELTADKMEHLKANDVSLLTRPDLYAYRGTELPWHVRSERGEVAAGGSEVELIDQVRVERTDAKGRPTILTTSRMTVWPEKDYAETRQAVRIEAANGVTTATGMKAYLDDGRMHLLSNVRGKHELR, from the coding sequence ATGCTTCGCAAACTGCGCTTTCCCGCCCTGCTGATGCTGATTGCCGCCCTACTGGTGGCGGTCGGCTACTGGAACATCCGCCCGGAGAGCTTCATGCAGCAGCCGGCAGCGGCCGCCCCGGCGGAATCGCCGATCGATTTCTACGTGCTCAACGCCCGCACCGTACAGTTCCAACCGGATGGCAAGCGCCACTATGAGCTGACCGCGGACAAGATGGAGCACCTCAAAGCCAACGATGTCAGCCTGCTGACACGCCCCGACCTGTATGCCTACCGCGGCACCGAACTGCCCTGGCATGTTCGCAGCGAGCGCGGCGAAGTTGCCGCTGGCGGCAGCGAAGTCGAACTGATCGACCAGGTGCGCGTCGAGCGTACCGACGCCAAGGGCCGCCCCACCATTCTCACCACCAGCCGGATGACGGTGTGGCCGGAGAAGGATTATGCCGAAACCCGGCAAGCCGTTAGAATCGAGGCCGCCAACGGCGTCACGACGGCCACGGGAATGAAAGCGTATCTGGATGATGGCAGGATGCACCTGCTGTCCAATGTAAGAGGCAAGCATGAGCTGCGTTAA